In Nitrospirota bacterium, a single window of DNA contains:
- a CDS encoding twin-arginine translocase TatA/TatE family subunit, which yields MIGGIGLPELLIILVIVLVIFGASKLPEIGKGLGKAISNFKRATSEPPEIDVTPKKEEASEKKEEVKHT from the coding sequence ATGATTGGAGGTATTGGACTACCTGAGCTTCTAATAATTCTGGTGATAGTATTGGTTATCTTCGGGGCAAGCAAACTCCCTGAGATAGGAAAAGGCTTAGGCAAGGCTATAAGCAACTTCAAAAGGGCAACAAGTGAACCACCAGAGATAGATGTCACACCTAAAAAAGAAGAAGCATCAGAAAAGAAGGAAGAGGTAAAACACACATAA
- a CDS encoding TIGR00730 family Rossman fold protein, with product MKRDYDINELSKEESWRMFRIIGEFVEGFDALSKVTPAVTIFGSSRVVEGDTVYDAARKIARDLACKGFTIISGGGPGVMEAASRGASEAGGKSVGLNIALSMEQVPNPYNSITLNFHYFFVRKVMLVKYATAFVLLPGGYGTLDEFFETITLIQTKKIKPFPVILVGKSYWRELVDWMKTQTVDN from the coding sequence ATGAAGAGAGATTATGACATTAATGAACTTTCTAAGGAAGAATCCTGGAGGATGTTTAGAATAATAGGCGAGTTTGTGGAGGGTTTTGATGCCCTTTCGAAGGTTACACCTGCAGTAACGATATTCGGCAGTTCAAGGGTTGTAGAAGGTGATACTGTGTATGATGCAGCAAGGAAGATAGCAAGAGACCTTGCCTGTAAAGGTTTTACAATCATAAGCGGAGGTGGCCCTGGTGTTATGGAGGCAGCAAGCAGGGGGGCATCGGAGGCAGGAGGAAAATCGGTGGGACTGAACATAGCTCTTTCAATGGAACAGGTTCCAAACCCATACAACTCGATTACACTAAATTTTCATTACTTTTTTGTCAGAAAGGTGATGCTTGTTAAGTATGCAACAGCATTTGTCCTCTTACCTGGTGGATACGGCACACTCGATGAGTTCTTCGAGACCATAACGCTTATTCAAACTAAGAAGATAAAGCCGTTTCCTGTGATACTTGTTGGTAAGTCATACTGGCGAGAACTTGTAGACTGGATGAAAACACAGACCGTCGATAATA
- the alr gene encoding alanine racemase has translation MRPTCAEINLEALSHNLAEVRRMIGNRGILAVVKASAYGHGAVPVAKRLELERVEAFGVAIFEEGIELREGGISKPIIVLTGLNHDEVESAIHHNLTPVVYNLDSARYISEISDRLGRKTNIHVKVDTGMGRLGFRVDDAVDAILKISGFNSINIEGILTHFADADLADKEYANLQVKLFREVVDKLSKYGIDIPLHHAANSAAIIDYEPALFDMVRPGIMLYGYFPSNEVRRRVDLKPVLSLKSKVISLKRVPAGTSISYGRTFITRRESLIAGIPLGYADGYSRLLSNNGEVLIRGKRAPVAGRICMDIFMADVTDIDGVSEGDEVVLIGKQGNEQITADDIALRTGTISYEVLCSISYRVPRIYINAQNPDIKASKELNAKG, from the coding sequence TTGCGTCCTACATGTGCTGAGATAAACCTTGAGGCACTATCACACAATCTTGCAGAAGTCAGGAGGATGATCGGCAACAGAGGGATACTCGCTGTAGTGAAGGCATCTGCGTATGGTCACGGAGCAGTCCCTGTAGCAAAGAGACTTGAATTAGAGAGAGTGGAGGCGTTTGGTGTAGCCATCTTTGAAGAAGGTATAGAACTCAGGGAGGGAGGGATATCAAAACCCATCATTGTATTGACCGGGCTAAATCATGATGAGGTAGAATCAGCAATACACCATAACCTAACCCCTGTAGTATATAACCTCGATTCTGCAAGATATATCTCTGAAATATCCGATAGACTTGGAAGAAAGACAAATATCCATGTAAAGGTTGACACAGGAATGGGGAGGTTGGGATTCAGGGTAGATGATGCTGTGGATGCTATCTTAAAAATTAGTGGGTTTAACTCAATAAATATCGAAGGGATCTTAACACATTTCGCTGATGCCGACCTTGCAGACAAGGAATACGCAAATCTCCAGGTCAAACTATTCAGAGAGGTAGTAGATAAACTTTCAAAATATGGCATAGACATCCCACTACATCATGCAGCAAACAGTGCCGCTATAATAGATTATGAGCCTGCACTCTTCGATATGGTAAGACCTGGCATCATGCTTTATGGATATTTCCCATCAAATGAGGTCAGAAGAAGGGTAGACCTTAAACCTGTTCTTTCACTCAAAAGCAAAGTAATCTCCCTGAAACGTGTCCCCGCAGGAACAAGCATTAGTTATGGAAGAACTTTCATTACAAGAAGAGAAAGCCTGATTGCAGGTATACCTCTCGGATATGCAGATGGATACAGCAGGCTACTTTCAAATAACGGTGAAGTCTTAATAAGAGGGAAAAGGGCACCTGTAGCCGGAAGAATCTGCATGGATATTTTTATGGCTGATGTGACTGATATTGATGGCGTGAGTGAAGGAGACGAGGTTGTCCTCATCGGAAAACAGGGAAACGAACAGATAACTGCTGATGATATAGCACTGAGAACAGGAACAATCTCTTACGAGGTCCTCTGCTCAATAAGTTACAGAGTCCCTCGGATATATATAAATGCCCAAAATCCCGACATAAAGGCATCAAAAGAGCTGAATGCTAAAGGCTGA
- a CDS encoding molybdenum cofactor guanylyltransferase, protein MQRFTLTPESPIYKGGDGWSEFLAKRVSGKATPVKMWGFTGIILAGGENRRMPTNKAFLEVDGEIIIERTLRIFNELFEEVIIVTNTPELFIKYRVKLVGDLFNLRGPLTGIFSGLLNARENFCFVVACDMPFINKELVSYMVANRGNYDAVVPRIGKVVEPLHAIYSRECLHAMEQSLLVSQSPRQRSLTEFLDRCNVRFIEEDEIERFDRSKRSFVNLNTPDDLKMVLSANSLSKVSLRGA, encoded by the coding sequence ATGCAAAGGTTTACCCTCACACCAGAAAGCCCAATCTATAAAGGTGGAGATGGATGGTCTGAATTTCTCGCAAAGCGAGTATCAGGGAAAGCCACACCTGTAAAGATGTGGGGGTTTACAGGAATTATCCTCGCGGGTGGAGAAAACAGGAGGATGCCTACCAACAAGGCATTTTTAGAGGTCGATGGCGAAATTATTATTGAAAGGACACTTCGCATATTCAATGAATTATTCGAGGAGGTCATCATAGTAACCAATACCCCTGAGCTTTTTATTAAATACAGGGTAAAACTTGTTGGAGACCTTTTTAATCTGAGGGGTCCTCTTACAGGTATATTCTCAGGATTATTGAATGCAAGAGAGAATTTCTGTTTTGTTGTTGCATGCGATATGCCTTTCATAAATAAAGAGTTAGTCTCATATATGGTTGCTAATAGAGGTAATTATGATGCAGTAGTTCCAAGAATCGGCAAGGTGGTAGAACCTCTCCATGCGATATATTCCAGAGAATGCCTTCATGCAATGGAGCAGAGCCTTCTTGTTAGTCAGAGTCCGAGGCAGAGGAGCCTCACCGAATTTCTCGACAGATGTAATGTCAGGTTTATAGAAGAAGATGAAATTGAAAGGTTTGATCGGTCAAAGAGGTCATTTGTAAACCTTAATACGCCGGACGACCTTAAAATGGTACTCAGTGCAAACTCATTAAGTAAAGTGTCATTGCGAGGAGCGTAG